In Deltaproteobacteria bacterium, one DNA window encodes the following:
- a CDS encoding exonuclease, which yields MLSFAIVPAGRFDGRTFEPPRNYENPFCAEVRPISEQFQAEALRVNGIDRERLKREGQDPRVAMTNAAKWLHDQAGDGVPILVAYPLSFDWAWLYWYFTNFSETGSPFNHSRCFDLKTAYAVKAGMPIAVSGRSQLPPELRAKHAHTHNALDDAIEQAEIFAKIFTWQPK from the coding sequence ATGCTCTCGTTCGCGATCGTTCCGGCCGGCCGCTTCGATGGTCGAACGTTCGAACCGCCGCGGAACTATGAAAATCCCTTCTGTGCGGAAGTCCGTCCCATATCGGAGCAGTTTCAAGCGGAGGCGCTGCGCGTCAACGGCATCGACCGCGAGCGCTTGAAGCGTGAAGGCCAGGATCCGCGCGTGGCGATGACCAACGCCGCCAAATGGCTCCACGATCAAGCGGGGGACGGTGTCCCGATTCTTGTCGCGTACCCGCTGAGTTTCGATTGGGCTTGGCTGTATTGGTACTTCACGAATTTTTCGGAGACCGGTTCACCCTTCAACCACTCGCGCTGCTTCGATCTCAAGACCGCCTACGCCGTGAAAGCGGGAATGCCGATTGCCGTTTCTGGGAGGAGCCAGTTGCCGCCAGAACTACGGGCCAAGCATGCGCACACCCATAACGCGCTCGACGACGCGATCGAGCAGGCAGAGATCTTCGCCAAGATTTTCACGTGGCAGCCCAAGTGA
- the hflK gene encoding FtsH protease activity modulator HflK gives MPNPNEFPPDPLVEIQKIFDRVRERFSQGGPTRFNPWLIVVIGLLLYALSGIYIIAPDERGIVLRFGRVVREAEPGPGYHLPWPFEEVMKPAVTQIRKEEFGFRTVSVGPPARYRDVDPEALMLTGDENIVKLQFIVQFKVKTGATGATEFLFNVRDPEGTVRDAAEAAMREVLGRNAIDNALTEGKEQIQQDAQALLQHILDEYQVGLEVVTLKLQDVDPPDQVSDAFKDVISAQQDKERLINEARGYANDVVPKARGQAAQLINEAEGYSAAKIQDASGAAQRFIALQQEYEKAKDVTRLRLYIETMEQVLPRMNKILLDDVAGKQVVPYLPLDQVIKLKPAEAGKQ, from the coding sequence ATGCCCAATCCCAACGAGTTTCCCCCGGATCCGCTGGTCGAGATCCAGAAGATCTTCGATCGTGTGCGCGAGCGCTTCAGCCAGGGCGGGCCGACGCGCTTCAACCCGTGGCTCATCGTCGTCATCGGACTGCTGCTGTATGCGCTGAGCGGCATCTACATCATCGCCCCCGACGAGCGTGGCATCGTGCTGCGCTTCGGCCGCGTGGTGCGCGAGGCCGAGCCGGGGCCGGGGTATCATCTGCCGTGGCCGTTCGAAGAAGTGATGAAGCCGGCGGTGACGCAAATTCGCAAAGAAGAGTTCGGCTTCCGTACCGTGTCGGTCGGGCCGCCGGCGCGCTATCGCGACGTCGATCCCGAAGCGTTGATGCTTACCGGCGACGAGAACATCGTCAAGCTGCAGTTCATCGTGCAATTCAAAGTGAAGACCGGTGCCACCGGCGCCACCGAGTTTCTGTTCAACGTGCGCGATCCCGAAGGCACCGTGCGCGACGCCGCCGAAGCCGCGATGCGTGAGGTGCTCGGCCGCAACGCCATCGACAACGCGCTGACCGAAGGCAAGGAGCAGATCCAGCAAGACGCGCAAGCGTTGCTGCAGCACATCCTCGACGAGTACCAGGTCGGCCTCGAAGTGGTGACGCTCAAGCTGCAAGACGTCGATCCGCCCGATCAGGTGTCGGACGCGTTCAAGGACGTCATCAGCGCGCAGCAAGACAAAGAGCGGCTGATCAACGAAGCGCGCGGCTACGCCAACGATGTCGTGCCGAAGGCACGCGGTCAGGCGGCGCAGTTGATCAACGAAGCCGAGGGCTACAGCGCCGCGAAGATCCAGGACGCCAGCGGTGCGGCGCAGCGCTTCATCGCGCTGCAGCAGGAATACGAGAAGGCGAAGGACGTGACGCGGCTGCGCCTCTACATCGAAACCATGGAGCAAGTGTTGCCACGCATGAACAAGATCTTGCTCGATGACGTAGCCGGCAAGCAGGTCGTGCCGTATCTGCCGCTCGATCAAGTGATCAAATTGAAGCCCGCCGAAGCGGGGAAGCAGTAA
- a CDS encoding SAM-dependent DNA methyltransferase, whose amino-acid sequence MTDVVQKLWGFCHTLRHDGVDYGDYIEQITYLLFLKMADERGVTLPKTCDWPTLRDRSGTDLIDHYVDVLRTLGKSPGILGDIYSGAQSRFNNPVNLKRLVSLIDETEWTTLGVDVKAAAYEGLLEKAASEGKKGAGQYFTPRILIQSIVRCMKPDPRAHREFTISDPACGTGGFLVAAYEWLIEASKGGALDRETAKRVKKDTYFGQDLVPRPRRLALMNLYLHGIEPHIALGDAIYEPPSGQRFDVVLTNPPFGTKGANQAPARDDFTIETSNKQLNFLQHVLTILKPGGRAAVVLPDNCLFADQAGEVFEIITKDCVLHTVLRLPRGTFTPYSPGVKANVVFFTKGAPTETVWIYDARTNVPGITKKDRPLAPAHFAAFDKCYGADPNGRSKRKPSDSKDDRWRSFHISEVKQRDFKLDSFKWLKDESLEDVDDLPEPEELATDAIAELAGAVDELNAVLALLENGAADSKSAPAPVPSPPGRGLG is encoded by the coding sequence ATGACCGACGTCGTCCAGAAGCTCTGGGGCTTCTGCCATACCCTGCGCCACGACGGCGTCGACTACGGCGACTACATCGAGCAGATCACCTACCTGCTGTTCCTCAAAATGGCCGACGAGCGCGGCGTCACGCTTCCCAAAACTTGCGACTGGCCGACGCTGCGCGATCGCAGCGGCACCGATCTCATCGATCACTACGTCGACGTGCTCCGCACCCTCGGTAAGTCGCCCGGCATTCTCGGCGACATCTATTCGGGTGCGCAGTCGCGCTTCAACAATCCGGTGAACCTGAAGCGGCTGGTCAGCCTGATCGACGAGACCGAATGGACCACGCTCGGTGTCGATGTGAAGGCCGCCGCGTACGAGGGCCTGCTGGAGAAGGCCGCCAGCGAAGGCAAGAAGGGCGCCGGGCAGTACTTCACTCCGCGCATCTTGATCCAGTCGATCGTGCGCTGCATGAAGCCCGATCCGCGCGCGCATCGCGAGTTTACCATCAGCGATCCGGCGTGCGGCACCGGTGGGTTTCTCGTAGCTGCGTACGAGTGGTTGATCGAAGCATCCAAGGGCGGGGCGCTCGATCGCGAGACCGCGAAGCGGGTGAAGAAGGACACATACTTCGGTCAAGACCTCGTCCCGCGCCCGCGACGTTTGGCGCTGATGAATCTGTACCTGCACGGCATCGAGCCGCACATCGCGTTGGGCGACGCGATCTACGAGCCGCCGTCGGGCCAGCGCTTCGACGTTGTGCTCACCAATCCGCCGTTCGGTACCAAGGGCGCGAATCAAGCGCCGGCGCGCGACGACTTCACCATCGAGACCTCGAACAAGCAGCTCAATTTCCTCCAGCACGTCCTGACCATCCTCAAGCCGGGCGGCCGCGCCGCGGTCGTGCTGCCCGACAACTGCTTGTTCGCCGATCAGGCGGGCGAGGTGTTCGAGATCATCACCAAGGACTGCGTTCTGCACACCGTCCTGCGCTTGCCGCGCGGAACGTTTACGCCGTACAGCCCCGGTGTGAAAGCCAACGTCGTTTTCTTCACCAAGGGCGCGCCGACCGAGACGGTGTGGATCTATGACGCTCGCACCAACGTCCCCGGCATCACCAAGAAGGACCGCCCGCTGGCGCCGGCGCACTTCGCCGCGTTCGACAAATGCTACGGCGCCGATCCGAATGGCCGATCCAAGCGCAAGCCGTCCGACTCGAAAGACGATCGCTGGCGCAGCTTCCACATCAGCGAGGTGAAGCAGCGCGACTTCAAACTCGACAGCTTCAAATGGCTCAAGGACGAGTCGCTCGAAGACGTGGACGATCTGCCTGAGCCGGAAGAGCTCGCCACCGACGCGATCGCAGAGTTGGCGGGCGCCGTCGATGAGCTAAACGCGGTGCTCGCACTACTCGAAAACGGCGCCGCCGATTCCAAGTCCGCTCCGGCTCCGGTCCCCTCGCCCCCTGGGAGAGGGCTAGGGTGA
- a CDS encoding phage Gp37/Gp68 family protein — MSDRSAIEWTDATWNPVRGCTKISPGCKHCYAETFAERFRGVPGHPFEQGFDLRLVSEKLNQPLYWRSPRRIFVNSMSDLFHERVSAAYIAEVGRVMAAAHWHTYQVLTKRHERMRDLLRDELAWMAQLPHVWFGVSVENQRHGLPRIDALRTTPAAVRFLSIEPLLEDLGLIDLSGIDWVIVGGESGRRARPMREAWARHVRDQCTTQGVAFFLKQLGGRRDKRSGDAATLDGRLWRELPPIPAAEHLSL, encoded by the coding sequence ATGAGTGACCGCAGCGCTATCGAGTGGACTGACGCGACGTGGAACCCAGTGCGGGGCTGCACCAAGATCAGCCCGGGCTGCAAGCACTGCTACGCGGAGACTTTCGCCGAACGGTTCCGCGGCGTTCCTGGGCATCCGTTCGAGCAAGGCTTCGATCTCCGACTGGTCTCCGAGAAACTGAACCAGCCGCTCTATTGGCGCTCGCCGCGCCGCATCTTCGTCAACTCGATGAGCGATCTCTTCCACGAACGCGTGTCCGCCGCGTACATCGCGGAAGTTGGCCGCGTCATGGCCGCGGCGCATTGGCACACGTATCAAGTACTCACAAAGCGGCACGAACGAATGCGTGACTTACTCCGCGACGAACTGGCTTGGATGGCTCAGCTTCCCCACGTGTGGTTTGGCGTGAGCGTCGAGAATCAACGGCACGGCTTGCCGCGCATCGATGCGCTGCGGACAACGCCCGCTGCAGTGCGGTTCTTGTCCATTGAACCATTGCTCGAAGATCTCGGACTGATCGACCTTTCGGGAATCGACTGGGTGATCGTGGGCGGAGAGTCCGGTCGTCGTGCGCGGCCGATGCGTGAGGCTTGGGCACGCCACGTTCGCGATCAATGCACTACCCAGGGTGTCGCCTTCTTTTTGAAGCAACTGGGTGGCCGGCGTGACAAGCGGAGCGGTGATGCTGCCACACTCGACGGGCGACTGTGGCGAGAACTGCCGCCCATACCGGCCGCCGAGCACCTGAGCCTGTAG
- a CDS encoding YgiT-type zinc finger protein, giving the protein MKICFYCKGALRRRRIEHAHQWGGRHLLINVAAEVCERCREVFLSPATLRGIDRRTGQPSPGGRGRTR; this is encoded by the coding sequence ATGAAGATCTGCTTCTACTGCAAGGGAGCACTCCGCCGGCGGCGAATCGAACATGCGCATCAATGGGGTGGGCGACACCTTTTAATCAACGTGGCCGCGGAAGTGTGCGAGCGCTGCAGAGAGGTGTTTCTCTCGCCCGCAACCCTCAGGGGCATTGATCGGCGGACGGGACAGCCGTCTCCAGGCGGCAGGGGAAGAACGAGGTGA
- the tcmP gene encoding three-Cys-motif partner protein TcmP, whose product MASPKTKLWPLEPHSRGKHLVLKNYLDAWFPILGSQHGRILFIDGFAGPGEYKDHEEGSPLIALRALKDHKARQIIKGEVVFNFIESEPDRVQHLRTLVEAWKPGLPASCIVEVIEGRFDETMAKVLDRLDADAKHLAPAFVMIDPFGVSGTPMDVVRRILRNPKAEIYASFMYEAINRFKTAPEFEHHLTDLFGGDAWRAGIGISDPIARRDFFYGLYIQQLRQAGATHVVHFDLYEQNRLVYAIFFATKSWVGADRMKQAIWKVAPFGEFAFHGTHSRQLTLGLQTVDYEPLKKVLRDEFEGKGWVRIERVLEFVGSDKTDYHTGHVKKGALVPMETAGQIEIDGTTRKKKRSYPKGTKLRFK is encoded by the coding sequence GTGGCGAGCCCAAAGACGAAACTCTGGCCGCTCGAACCTCACAGCCGGGGCAAACATCTCGTCCTCAAAAACTACCTCGACGCCTGGTTCCCGATTTTGGGTTCGCAGCATGGCCGCATTCTGTTCATCGACGGATTCGCTGGCCCAGGAGAATACAAGGATCATGAAGAGGGCTCTCCATTGATCGCGCTGCGCGCACTCAAGGACCACAAGGCGCGGCAGATCATCAAGGGCGAGGTGGTGTTCAATTTCATCGAGAGCGAACCTGACCGGGTGCAACATCTCCGCACGCTCGTCGAAGCATGGAAACCAGGTTTGCCGGCATCATGCATCGTCGAGGTGATCGAAGGCCGCTTCGACGAGACGATGGCCAAGGTGCTGGACCGACTCGATGCCGACGCGAAGCATCTGGCGCCGGCGTTCGTGATGATCGATCCCTTCGGCGTGTCCGGGACGCCGATGGATGTCGTGCGGCGTATTCTCCGAAACCCCAAGGCGGAGATCTACGCTTCATTCATGTACGAGGCGATCAACCGCTTCAAGACTGCTCCCGAGTTCGAGCATCATCTCACCGATCTGTTTGGCGGCGACGCCTGGCGTGCCGGCATCGGCATTTCTGACCCGATCGCAAGAAGGGACTTCTTCTACGGTCTCTACATTCAGCAGCTGCGGCAAGCCGGCGCAACGCATGTGGTCCACTTCGATCTTTACGAACAGAACCGCCTTGTCTACGCCATCTTTTTCGCGACCAAGAGCTGGGTAGGCGCGGACCGCATGAAGCAGGCGATCTGGAAGGTCGCGCCGTTTGGCGAGTTCGCCTTCCACGGAACGCACTCCAGGCAGCTTACGCTCGGCCTGCAGACGGTCGACTATGAGCCGTTGAAGAAGGTGCTGCGCGACGAGTTTGAGGGGAAGGGATGGGTTCGGATCGAACGGGTCTTGGAATTCGTTGGCTCCGACAAGACCGACTATCACACGGGTCATGTGAAGAAGGGTGCGCTTGTGCCCATGGAGACGGCAGGGCAGATCGAGATTGACGGCACGACGCGGAAGAAGAAGCGGAGCTATCCAAAAGGCACGAAGCTGCGCTTCAAATGA
- a CDS encoding cupin domain-containing protein, whose amino-acid sequence MSTFILRRSSWLGLLAVGVVGCAQHRPPQVVLPGLPTNLSELATRYPLAPGQPVRAERLGATAHVSYHFVQLAPGAGERPHLHAQHDLIATILHGRGTQWIGEQSIEMRAGDSATIPAGTPHSFVNTGDCPSAALVIFSPPYDGSDQVFLDVK is encoded by the coding sequence ATGAGCACGTTCATCCTGCGACGATCGTCGTGGCTCGGGCTGCTGGCTGTTGGGGTCGTCGGTTGCGCGCAACACCGGCCACCGCAGGTCGTGCTGCCCGGCCTGCCGACGAACCTCAGCGAACTCGCAACTCGCTACCCGCTGGCGCCAGGGCAACCGGTGCGCGCCGAGCGTCTCGGCGCAACGGCGCACGTCAGCTACCACTTCGTGCAACTCGCGCCGGGTGCGGGCGAGCGCCCCCATCTACACGCGCAACACGATCTGATCGCGACCATACTACACGGCCGCGGCACGCAGTGGATCGGCGAGCAGTCGATCGAAATGCGAGCCGGCGACAGCGCGACCATCCCCGCCGGCACCCCGCACAGTTTCGTCAACACCGGCGACTGTCCATCCGCCGCGCTGGTGATCTTCAGCCCGCCGTACGATGGCAGCGATCAGGTGTTTCTGGATGTGAAGTGA
- a CDS encoding DEAD/DEAH box helicase family protein, giving the protein MSSKPHDESEARTRRTRIDKRITGAGWEIVRKGAVRPARFYQRHALEEYPTDTGPADYALCADGQALGIVEAKKLSLGPQNVLVQAERYSRGATDSPFNFRGYRVPFLYSTNGEVIWYHDVRYQLNASRRIAGFHTPGALRELLQRDFEAACAWFTANANSHQWLRPYQIDANAAVEQAIASRKRQMLLAMATGTGKTVTMVNQAYRLMKSGVGRRILFLVDRRALAAQAVRTFASFEPEPGLKFTNIYEVYSQRFRREDLGEDEKFDPKVLPASYLLDPQPGHAFVYVCTIQRMAINLFGRGAAFALGDEESDDDADKLDIPIHAFDVIIADECHRGYTTAELSMWRNTLDHFDAIKIGLTATPAAHTKAYFNEIVYRYEYERAVREGYLVDYDVVTIKSDVRLNGVFLREGEQVELIDQTSGTGQLDLLEDERQFDTTEIEQRVTSPDSNRKIIEEVKRHALAHEQQYGRLPKTLIFAVNDLPHISHADQLVGICRDTFGRGDAFVQKITGSATVDRPLQRIREFRNRPEPGIVVSVDMLSTGVDIPDLEFIVFLRPVKSRILFEQMLGRGTRKGEKFPDKSHFTVFDCFDGSLLAYFKSASAFTADPPEKPSRTIQEIIDDIWNNRNRPYNDRCLIKRLHRVNKEMSAEARELFAAYVEDGDLGRFAKQLPTALADDFTGTMKLLRDPAFQDLLVNYPRPPRVFVVAVETEDIVSSDILIRDAAGKEYKPDDYLTAFARFVAEKQDEIDAIGILLDRPQGWSTEALFELRRKLSAVQWRFTEDNLQKAHAARYGKALVDIISMVKHAADVQEPLLTAAERVDRALAQINAGQQFTDEQRQWLDRIRAHLIENLTIAPDDFQIVPVFTREGGWRPANRAFGGKLEELLHKVNEAIAA; this is encoded by the coding sequence ATGAGTAGCAAGCCGCACGACGAGTCTGAAGCGCGCACCCGCCGGACCCGCATCGACAAGCGGATCACCGGTGCCGGTTGGGAAATCGTCCGCAAGGGTGCGGTGCGCCCGGCGCGCTTTTACCAGCGCCACGCCCTCGAAGAATATCCAACGGACACAGGCCCGGCCGACTACGCCCTGTGCGCCGACGGACAGGCGCTCGGTATCGTCGAGGCGAAGAAGCTGAGCCTCGGACCGCAGAACGTGCTCGTTCAGGCCGAGCGCTACTCGCGCGGAGCGACTGACAGCCCGTTCAACTTTCGCGGATACCGTGTACCGTTTCTCTACTCCACCAACGGCGAGGTCATCTGGTACCACGATGTTCGCTACCAACTGAACGCCTCGCGCCGGATTGCCGGCTTCCACACACCGGGCGCGTTGCGGGAATTGCTCCAGCGCGATTTTGAAGCGGCCTGCGCCTGGTTCACCGCCAATGCGAATAGTCACCAATGGCTGCGTCCCTACCAGATCGACGCGAACGCCGCGGTCGAACAAGCCATCGCCAGTCGCAAGCGACAGATGCTGCTTGCCATGGCCACCGGCACGGGCAAGACCGTGACCATGGTGAATCAGGCCTATCGGCTGATGAAGTCCGGCGTCGGCCGGCGGATTCTGTTTCTCGTCGATCGCCGCGCGCTCGCGGCGCAAGCGGTGCGCACCTTCGCGTCCTTCGAGCCCGAGCCCGGCTTGAAGTTCACCAACATCTACGAAGTCTACAGCCAACGCTTTCGCCGTGAAGACCTTGGCGAGGATGAGAAGTTCGATCCGAAGGTCCTGCCCGCTAGCTATCTCCTCGATCCGCAGCCGGGTCACGCGTTCGTGTACGTCTGCACGATTCAGCGCATGGCCATCAATCTCTTCGGTCGCGGCGCGGCGTTCGCTCTCGGTGACGAAGAATCGGACGACGACGCGGACAAGCTCGACATCCCGATTCACGCCTTCGACGTGATCATCGCCGACGAGTGCCACCGCGGCTACACCACCGCCGAGCTGTCGATGTGGCGCAACACGCTGGACCATTTCGATGCGATCAAGATCGGCCTGACGGCCACGCCCGCCGCTCACACCAAGGCGTACTTCAACGAGATCGTGTACCGCTACGAATATGAACGTGCCGTCCGCGAGGGCTACCTCGTCGACTATGATGTCGTGACGATCAAGTCGGACGTGCGCCTCAACGGCGTGTTCCTCCGCGAAGGCGAGCAAGTCGAGCTGATCGATCAGACCTCTGGTACCGGGCAGCTCGACTTACTCGAAGACGAGCGTCAATTCGACACGACCGAGATCGAGCAGCGTGTCACCTCGCCCGACTCGAATCGCAAGATCATCGAGGAAGTGAAGCGCCACGCGCTCGCCCACGAGCAGCAGTACGGGCGCCTTCCGAAAACACTGATCTTCGCGGTGAACGACCTGCCGCACATCTCGCACGCCGACCAACTCGTCGGCATTTGCCGGGACACATTCGGCCGCGGCGATGCGTTCGTGCAGAAGATCACCGGCAGCGCGACGGTCGATCGCCCGCTGCAGCGGATTCGAGAGTTCCGCAATCGTCCCGAACCCGGCATCGTTGTGTCCGTCGACATGCTCTCCACCGGTGTCGATATTCCCGACCTCGAGTTCATCGTCTTCCTGCGCCCGGTGAAGTCGCGCATTCTTTTCGAGCAGATGCTCGGCCGCGGCACGCGCAAGGGCGAGAAGTTTCCCGACAAGTCGCACTTCACCGTCTTCGATTGCTTCGACGGCTCGCTGCTGGCCTACTTCAAGAGCGCGTCGGCCTTCACTGCGGATCCGCCCGAGAAGCCGTCGCGCACGATTCAAGAGATCATCGACGACATTTGGAACAACCGGAATCGCCCGTACAACGACCGCTGCCTGATCAAACGGTTGCATCGCGTCAACAAGGAGATGTCCGCCGAAGCGCGCGAGCTGTTCGCCGCTTACGTTGAGGATGGTGACCTCGGGCGCTTTGCCAAGCAACTCCCAACGGCGCTGGCGGACGACTTCACCGGCACGATGAAGTTGCTGCGTGATCCGGCCTTCCAAGACTTGCTGGTGAACTATCCGCGACCGCCGCGCGTCTTCGTTGTCGCGGTAGAGACCGAGGACATCGTCAGCTCCGACATCCTCATCCGCGACGCGGCCGGCAAGGAGTACAAACCCGACGACTACCTCACCGCCTTCGCGCGCTTCGTGGCAGAGAAACAAGACGAGATCGACGCGATCGGCATTCTGCTCGATCGTCCGCAAGGCTGGAGCACCGAGGCGCTGTTCGAACTGCGGCGCAAACTCAGCGCCGTGCAGTGGCGGTTCACCGAGGACAATCTCCAGAAGGCGCACGCCGCGCGCTACGGCAAGGCCTTGGTCGACATCATCTCGATGGTGAAGCACGCCGCGGACGTGCAGGAGCCCTTGCTCACCGCGGCGGAGCGGGTTGATCGCGCTCTCGCGCAGATCAACGCCGGTCAGCAGTTCACCGACGAGCAGCGCCAATGGCTCGATCGCATTCGCGCACACTTGATCGAGAACCTGACGATCGCGCCCGATGACTTTCAGATCGTACCGGTGTTCACGCGCGAAGGCGGTTGGCGTCCCGCGAATCGTGCCTTCGGCGGCAAGCTGGAAGAGTTGCTGCACAAGGTCAACGAGGCAATCGCAGCGTGA
- a CDS encoding restriction endonuclease subunit S has translation MKSGARKQALTPALSQGARERSELPDAWAAANLAELATRITKGSTPTSYGFKFEDRGVRFVKVENIRDGSVDQKSIKHHISQAAHENQRRSMLEAGDILISIAGTIGATCLVTCNDVPANTNQALAIIRGTQSHLTPQFLRYQLSSALAEKQIDAQARGGGMNNISLKDVGAIRVLFPPLAEQQRIVAQVEVLLAHVNAARERLAKVPAILKRFRQSVLAAACSGRLTEEWRESHPDVRTDPRACRKPASTRQRGRRGANLSLEGELPLDEMPELPSSWEYYRADEVAEPGTVITYGIVLPGPEFPDGVPYVRQQDVLEDGTLNVNELRHTKLDIAQKHSRSSLKAGDVLLCIIRNLRVATVPTGIEGANITQGMVRIRPATSITTEYLAAYLACVHAQSWLKDRYFGMDMPRVNVEDARAVPIALPPLAEQHEIVRRIDALFKLADAIEQRIAASTMRAEKLTQAILAKAFRGELVPTEAELARREGRDYEPASVLLDRIRVERTREPSPRPSPRGRGSGAGAARATPHSRQT, from the coding sequence GTGAAGTCCGGTGCTCGCAAGCAAGCCCTCACCCCCGCCCTCTCCCAGGGGGCGAGGGAGCGGAGCGAGCTGCCGGATGCTTGGGCCGCAGCCAATTTAGCTGAACTTGCCACGCGGATAACCAAGGGTTCAACGCCAACGTCCTATGGCTTCAAGTTCGAGGATCGCGGCGTTCGATTCGTCAAAGTCGAGAACATCCGGGACGGCAGTGTCGACCAGAAGTCCATCAAGCATCACATCTCTCAAGCGGCGCACGAAAACCAGAGGCGCTCGATGCTTGAAGCAGGTGACATCTTGATCTCGATTGCTGGCACGATCGGCGCGACTTGCCTAGTGACGTGCAACGACGTACCTGCCAATACGAATCAAGCGTTGGCTATCATCCGAGGTACGCAGTCTCATCTCACACCGCAGTTCCTCCGATACCAGCTCTCATCGGCTCTCGCTGAGAAGCAAATCGACGCACAGGCCCGCGGCGGCGGGATGAACAATATCTCTCTCAAGGATGTTGGTGCGATCCGTGTTCTGTTCCCACCCCTCGCCGAGCAGCAGCGCATCGTCGCGCAGGTCGAGGTGTTGCTGGCGCACGTGAACGCCGCGCGCGAGCGACTCGCAAAGGTGCCAGCGATCCTGAAGCGCTTCCGCCAATCCGTCCTCGCCGCCGCGTGCTCGGGGCGGCTGACGGAGGAGTGGCGGGAATCACACCCGGATGTCAGGACAGATCCACGTGCATGCAGAAAGCCCGCTTCAACTCGTCAGAGGGGACGCCGCGGCGCCAATCTGTCTCTCGAAGGTGAGCTGCCCTTGGATGAAATGCCGGAATTGCCATCGTCTTGGGAGTACTACCGTGCGGACGAAGTCGCGGAACCGGGCACTGTGATTACTTACGGCATCGTTCTACCCGGGCCAGAGTTCCCCGATGGAGTCCCGTATGTTCGGCAGCAGGACGTGCTTGAAGACGGAACGCTCAACGTCAACGAGCTTCGGCATACGAAGCTAGACATAGCGCAGAAACACAGTCGGTCATCGCTGAAGGCAGGTGATGTCCTTCTCTGCATCATCCGGAATCTACGCGTTGCGACCGTACCCACGGGAATCGAGGGTGCCAACATCACACAAGGGATGGTTCGCATCCGCCCGGCTACTTCAATCACGACCGAGTACCTCGCCGCTTACCTCGCGTGCGTCCACGCGCAGAGCTGGCTGAAAGATCGTTACTTTGGGATGGATATGCCGCGAGTCAACGTTGAGGATGCGCGCGCGGTCCCAATTGCCCTCCCACCCCTCGCCGAGCAACACGAAATCGTCCGCCGCATCGACGCGCTCTTCAAGCTTGCCGACGCGATCGAGCAGCGCATCGCTGCGTCGACGATGCGCGCGGAGAAACTGACACAAGCGATCCTCGCCAAAGCCTTCCGCGGTGAACTGGTCCCGACCGAAGCCGAACTCGCCCGCCGCGAAGGCCGCGACTACGAACCGGCGTCGGTGTTGCTGGACCGGATTCGGGTGGAGCGGACGCGGGAGCCCTCACCCCGACCCTCTCCCAGAGGGCGAGGGAGCGGAGCTGGCGCTGCGCGGGCAACACCGCACAGTCGCCAAACATGA
- a CDS encoding DUF559 domain-containing protein: MTIQQRNRARTLRRSQTDAEQKLWQKLRRGQVNGAKFRRQHPIGRYFADFGCDEQHLVIELDGSQHAVNVARDDARTAYLETQGYRVLRFWDDQVLKNVEAVLERIVDALRSPHPNPLPGGEGVGRRSRT, from the coding sequence ATCACCATCCAGCAACGCAACCGAGCGCGGACACTCCGCCGCAGCCAAACCGACGCCGAGCAGAAACTGTGGCAGAAGCTCCGCCGAGGCCAAGTCAACGGCGCGAAGTTCCGCCGACAGCATCCCATCGGCCGATACTTCGCCGATTTCGGTTGCGACGAGCAACACCTCGTCATCGAGCTTGACGGCAGTCAACATGCGGTGAATGTTGCACGCGACGACGCGAGGACGGCGTATCTGGAAACTCAAGGCTATCGAGTGTTGCGATTCTGGGACGATCAGGTGTTGAAGAACGTGGAGGCGGTGTTGGAACGAATCGTCGATGCTTTGAGGAGCCCTCACCCCAACCCTCTCCCAGGGGGCGAGGGGGTCGGAAGGCGGAGTCGGACATGA